Proteins encoded in a region of the Coregonus clupeaformis isolate EN_2021a chromosome 9, ASM2061545v1, whole genome shotgun sequence genome:
- the esm1 gene encoding endothelial cell-specific molecule 1, whose product MYFLLFTVFSIFIVRNVDAWGASVKYAVNCPERCNVDLCGLTQRCRRTVLDDCGCCQVCAADRGEHCYRTVSGMHGVKCGPGLFCEFYKDEDDYGDEYGICKDCMYGTYGVECRKTCHCKAGGICDRETGACLTFKFFTKIASKLKTQHPNAGSELGSGDDSTGLNGERSTAPKWLTPR is encoded by the exons ATGTATTTTCTCCTTTTCACAGTATTCTCCATATTCATAGTGCGTAATGTTGACGCTTGGGGAGCAAGTGTCAAGTACGCAGTGAACTGCCCGGAGCGGTGCAATGTGGACCTGTGCGGCTTGACGCAGCGCTGCAGACGGACAGTGCTGGATGACTGCGGTTGTTGCCAGGTCTGTGCGGCAGACAGAGGGGAACACTGCTACCGCACTGTGTCTGGGATGCACGGAGTCAAATGCGGACCGGGATTATTCTGCGAGTTCTACAAAGATGAGGACGACTATGGAGATGAATATGGCATTTGCAAAG ATTGCATGTATGGAACATATGGGGTGGAGTGTCGTAAAACATGCCATTGCAAAGCTGGAGGTatctgtgacagagagacaggagcctGCCTCACCTTCAAATTCTTCACCAAAATCGCCAGCAAGCTGAAGACACAGCACCCCAACGCAG GAAGTGAGCTTGGTTCAGGAGATGACAGCACCGGTCTGAATGGGGAAagatccactgctccaaagtggTTAACACCTCGCTGA